A single region of the Glycine max cultivar Williams 82 chromosome 20, Glycine_max_v4.0, whole genome shotgun sequence genome encodes:
- the LOC100793929 gene encoding uncharacterized protein, with protein sequence MSLRRFLGYSDGEVMRSDAKPCSRLMRHTAAIFSVGGALGFWVLCRMHYGPRITNPRSLRWAACGAVTASSGTALLVRLFSPECEPQNIAAYDNKN encoded by the exons ATGTCGCTGAGGCGTTTCTTAGGCTATTCTGATGGTGAGGTCATGAGGTCTGATGCAAAACCTTGTTCCAGGCTAATGAGGCACACAGCTGCAATCTTTAGTGTTGGTGGAGCATTAGGATTTTGGGTCCTTTGCCGAATGCACTATG GTCCTCGAATTACAAATCCTAGGAGTCTTCGTTGGGCAGCATGTGGAGCTGTAACTGCGAGCTCTGGCACGGCTTTGCTGGTTCGTTTGTTTAGTCCTGAATGTGAGCCCCAGAATATAGCTGCTTATGACAATAAAAACTAA